In Lewinellaceae bacterium, a single window of DNA contains:
- the fdhD gene encoding formate dehydrogenase accessory sulfurtransferase FdhD, which translates to MCAAISTDLTHPPIFNHIKPAPNVATTAKHLHKSTREVVITRIENGQALARTDTIAREEPLEIRLAYGPKGQRQSRSLAVTMRTPGQDEELAAGFLFTEGIIGKAADIKAMRHVGEALAEEARENILLVELAEELPVDFDKLNRHFYTSSSCGVCGKASIDMVRSVSCYFPRRDHPLIQASTLQALPGKLSRQQAIFECTGGIHAAASFSPEGELLMVREDVGRHNALDKLIGAALFQGQMPLREQAILLSGRLSFELVQKSVMAGVPILAAVGAPSSLAVELAEEYGMTLVGFLRGSAFNVYGGEGRVALI; encoded by the coding sequence ATGTGCGCTGCAATTTCAACGGATTTAACCCACCCCCCTATATTCAACCACATCAAACCCGCACCCAACGTGGCAACCACCGCAAAACACCTTCACAAAAGCACCCGGGAAGTAGTAATAACCCGGATAGAAAACGGGCAGGCCCTGGCCCGAACCGACACCATTGCCCGGGAAGAGCCCTTAGAAATCAGGCTCGCCTACGGCCCGAAGGGGCAGCGCCAAAGCCGAAGCCTGGCCGTCACCATGCGCACGCCCGGTCAGGACGAGGAGCTGGCCGCCGGCTTCCTCTTTACGGAAGGCATCATCGGCAAGGCTGCTGACATCAAAGCGATGCGGCATGTGGGAGAAGCGTTGGCGGAGGAAGCCCGCGAGAACATCCTCCTGGTGGAACTCGCCGAGGAGTTGCCCGTCGACTTCGACAAACTGAACCGACACTTTTATACTTCTTCCAGTTGCGGCGTATGTGGCAAGGCCTCCATTGATATGGTGCGCTCAGTGTCCTGTTATTTCCCCCGGCGCGATCATCCCCTGATCCAGGCTTCCACGCTACAGGCGCTGCCGGGAAAATTGTCCCGGCAGCAGGCCATCTTCGAATGCACCGGCGGCATTCACGCCGCCGCCAGCTTCAGCCCGGAAGGGGAACTGCTGATGGTGCGGGAAGACGTTGGCCGCCACAATGCCCTGGATAAGCTCATTGGGGCTGCCTTGTTCCAAGGCCAAATGCCCCTGCGCGAGCAGGCCATCCTGCTCAGCGGCCGCCTCAGCTTCGAGCTGGTGCAGAAGTCGGTGATGGCGGGGGTGCCTATTTTGGCGGCTGTGGGGGCGCCTTCCAGCCTGGCGGTTGAACTGGCGGAGGAGTACGGGATGACGCTGGTGGGCTTTTTAAGGGGGTCGGCTTTTAATGTGTATGGCGGGGAGGGGCGGGTGGCCCTGATTTGA
- a CDS encoding DUF433 domain-containing protein codes for MNENELLSRITIDPLICHGKPCIRGLRYPVSSILEYLAAGDTVEDILAEFADLEEEDIKACLAFAVLAVNTKGSIVIPYAA; via the coding sequence ATGAACGAAAATGAATTATTGAGCCGCATCACAATTGATCCATTAATCTGCCATGGAAAACCATGTATTCGTGGCTTGCGCTATCCAGTATCCAGTATTCTGGAATATTTGGCAGCTGGAGATACTGTTGAAGATATCTTGGCAGAGTTTGCTGACCTGGAAGAGGAAGATATTAAGGCTTGCCTGGCATTCGCAGTTTTGGCGGTAAACACCAAAGGCAGTATTGTAATACCGTACGCTGCATGA